The following coding sequences lie in one Caproicibacterium argilliputei genomic window:
- a CDS encoding phosphatase, protein MKFIADLHMHTTASTHAYSSLQEMVDAAAQRGLSAVAITDHGITMPGAPGKWYFHNLRVVPHRFHGVLVLRGQETNIIDYEGHIDVEQECEEDLDWVVASIHSVCMPQGEQPSPEKVTHLWEQICRNPRVNVIGHCGSPEYAFDYERVLPQFAAAGKLVELNESTFRTRLDYVPNCRRIMALCKKYRVPIVVDSDAHFSTLVGDFSHTQALLQELDFPEELVVNSSEERLHTYLAEYTRAFATPND, encoded by the coding sequence ATGAAGTTTATTGCGGATTTGCATATGCACACGACCGCTTCCACGCACGCTTACAGTTCACTGCAGGAAATGGTGGACGCGGCGGCGCAGCGGGGGCTTTCTGCAGTGGCGATTACGGACCACGGCATTACGATGCCGGGCGCACCCGGAAAATGGTACTTTCATAATCTGCGGGTGGTGCCGCATCGCTTTCACGGCGTTCTGGTACTGCGCGGGCAGGAAACGAATATCATAGATTACGAAGGGCATATCGATGTGGAACAGGAATGCGAGGAGGATCTGGACTGGGTGGTGGCTTCCATTCACTCGGTCTGTATGCCGCAGGGGGAGCAGCCTTCACCGGAAAAGGTCACGCACCTTTGGGAACAGATTTGTAGAAATCCGCGTGTGAATGTGATTGGACATTGCGGCAGCCCGGAATATGCGTTTGACTACGAACGGGTGCTGCCGCAGTTTGCCGCTGCCGGCAAGCTGGTGGAACTCAATGAAAGTACATTCCGCACTCGCCTGGACTATGTTCCGAATTGCCGCCGGATTATGGCGCTCTGCAAAAAATACAGGGTGCCGATTGTGGTGGACAGTGATGCGCACTTTTCCACGCTGGTGGGGGATTTTTCGCATACGCAGGCGTTGCTGCAGGAACTGGACTTTCCGGAAGAACTGGTTGTG